In the Arachis ipaensis cultivar K30076 chromosome B10, Araip1.1, whole genome shotgun sequence genome, one interval contains:
- the LOC107624275 gene encoding transcription factor MYB34, with protein MGRSPCCDKVGLKKGPWTPEEDQKLLAYIEEHGHGSWRALPSKAGLQRCGKSCRLRWTNYLRPDIKRGKFSLQEEQTIIQLHALLGNRWSAIATHLPNRTDNEIKNYWNTHLKKRLTKMGIDPVTHKPKNDTLLSSDGQSKTAANLSHMAQWESARLEAEARLVRESKLRSHLTTSSSSNNKPSSEVVSAALPPTIPSSRSSSSSIDVLKAWTNGGWLKSNEGNNNNNNGGGGIGDLESPTSTLSFSENNAPPPLTIMAGGGGGIIEGHNGNNVKEEGKVYDSLHELTMSAMEGTSWGSSHQHHDVIVGDGHVDDDDDDPMVGEEGFTNLLLNAAAQSDDRSLSEEGGGDGASGGSGDGDGDGNGSDFYEDNKNYWNSILNLVNSSPSDSPMF; from the exons ATGGGACGCTCACCATGCTGCGACAAAGTTGGCTTAAAGAAAGGTCCATGGACTCCTGAAGAGGATCAGAAACTCTTAGCTTACATTGAAGAACATGGCCATGGAAGCTGGCGTGCTTTACCATCTAAAGCTG GGCTTCAGAGATGTGGTAAGAGCTGCAGGCTTAGATGGACTAATTATCTTAGACCTGATATTAAAAGGGGAAAGTTTAGTTTGCAAGAAGAACAAACCATCATTCAACTTCATGCCCTATTAGGGAACAG GTGGTCAGCAATAGCAACACATTTGCCAAATAGAACAGATAATGAAATCAAGAATTACTGGAACACGCATCTAAAGAAGAGACTAACAAAGATGGGAATTGATCCCGTCACTCACAAACCCAAGAACGACACTCTCCTCTCTAGCGACGGTCAATCCAAGACCGCCGCTAATCTCTCCCACATGGCCCAATGGGAGAGCGCTCGCCTTGAAGCCGAGGCGAGACTAGTCAGAGAATCGAAACTAAGATCACACCTCACAACTTCTTCGTCATCAAACAACAAACCATCATCAGAAGTAGTATCAGCAGCACTCCCACCAACTATACCCTCttctcgttcttcttcttcttccattgaTGTCTTGAAAGCTTGGACCAATGGAGGATGGTTGAAATCTAATGaaggaaacaacaacaacaacaatggtggtgGTGGAATTGGAGACCTTGAGTCACCTACTTCTACTTTGTCTTTCTCTGAGAACAATGCTCCACCGCCATTAACAATCATGGCTGGTGGTGGCGGAGGAATAATTGAAGGGCATAATGGTAATAACGTGAAAGAAGAGGGTAAAGTGTATGATAGTCTTCATGAGTTAACAATGTCCGCCATGGAAGGAACGTCATGGGGTTCTTCGCATCAACATCACGATGTTATTGTTGGGGATGGTCACGtggacgatgatgatgatgatcccaTGGTTGGTGAAGAAGGGTTCACGAATCTTCTTCTCAATGCAGCAGCACAATCTGATGATCGGAGTTTGTCTGAAGAAGGTGGTGGAGACGGAGCTAGTGGTGGTAGCGGCGACGGCGACGGCGACGGCAATGGTAGTGATTTCTATGAGGATAACAAGAACTACTGGAACAGCATTCTTAACTTAGTAAACTCTTCTCCTTCTGATTCCCCAATGttctaa